The genomic interval ACGTGAGGTCGACGAAGAAGACGAAGTTGACGTCGTACTGCGACTTGAGCCAGGCCAGCTCTGCGCGCAGCTTCTCCGGCGACTTCTCGCGCAGCTGCGGCGTGGTGCGGTAGCAGAACGAGCAATCCATCTTGCAGCCGCGGCTGTGCGAGGCGATGATCTGGGGCTGCAGGCCACGTGCCTCTTTCGCCTGTGGCCAGAGCGAGAGGTTCATGTTGGGCACCGAGTTGAGATCGGTCATCTGGCCGCGCGGGGCGTTGCGATGCACCTTGCCCTCACCATCGCGATACCAGATGCCGCGGATGTGGGGGAGGCGCTGCTCGGTGGTGCCCGCGACGTAGGCCTCGAGCAGCTCTTGCACGGTGAGCTCACCCTCGCTGATCACCGCAACGTCGGCGCGGGTCTCCTTCATGAACACGTGGGGAACCGAGGTCACCAGTGACCCCCCCAGCACCACGGGCAGGTCGGGACGGGCGTCTTTCACGAGGGCGATGAGCTCCTCGACGAACGGGTAGTTGTCTTCGAAGGTCGCGATGCCGAGCCAGTCGGTGCCTTCCATGATCTCGTCATAGGCTTCGCGCAGCGGGTCGATGCGATGTCGCACGTCGATGATGCGCACGGGGTAGCCCGCGTTGTGCAACACGGTGGCGATGTAGCTGATGCCCTCGAACGGTGCGGTGAGGAAGAACTCCCAGCCCCGCATCATCGAGAAGGGAGACGGCCCGACCACCAGCGAGACCCGAGGCAGGGTAGGGTCGGTGGGCACGGGCGATCGGGCCTGCTGGGCCATCTTGTCTTGATAGTGCCGGTCGACCTCAGCGCCTGCGGAGGTATAGAGTACCGGGTCGAGAGACCATTTCATCTCGCTGCTCCTACGGGGGACAGAGGGGGTGGGGGCTGTCCCAGTTCAACTCCATCAGGGTAGCAGAAATCGGGGGCGCCTTCAAGACGCGACGGGTTCGGGTGCCCCGTTCCCGTGCACGGGAAGGGCTGTTGCAGGAACGCCGCTGCGCTCGAGGAAGCGCCCCTCCATGCAACGCGTGGAACAGCTGTGCGCCTCGCTGAAGACGGCGCGTCGGATGACGCTCGGTCTTCTCGCAAGCCTCCCCCCGGAACGGTGGACCTGGCAGGGGTTCCCGGGGCAGAACCACGCTGCCTGGATTGCCCTTCACCTGGCCGTCGCAGACGACTGGGCGCTCGTGGGCATGGGGCGCGGCGAGAAGCGTCGGCTGACCGCCTGGGATGAGCGCGTCAGCGGTGGCCCCGATGCGGACGCGGCCCGCTGGCCCGATCGCGACGAGGCGCTGGTCGTTCTGGCCGAGGCGCACGAGCGCTACCTCGCGGCCCTTCACGAGCTCACCGACGCCGATCTCATCCGCCCCGTGGAGGGGGCGCTGGCCGAGTTCGCCCCTGAGTTCGGGTGTCTCGTCGACAGTCACATCTGGCACGAGGGCTTTCACGGAGGGCAGCTCTCGGTGGTGCGCAAGCAGCTCGGTCTGCCACCGGTCTGGGGCTGAGGCCTCAGTTCAGCGGCGGGGGGCCATGAGGCCACCGAGCCAGTGGCCGGCAACCGCCCCGATGACGCCCACGCACAGGGAGATGGGGAGCATCTCGCCTTTTGTGTGGAAGTGGAACTGCGAGAAGCTGAAGTAGCCCAGGAAGATGGCGAGGCCGATGCGCAGGGCCGGCGTGACCTTCTTCTGCATGACCACCGACTTGTAGCACTCCGGGTGGTAGTAGACCCCGTCGTCAGCCACCCCGCTGGCCTTGTACACGTCGGTGTCGCAGTGGGGACACTTCATCGGTTGCACGTCGGGGCCGCAGGCGTTGCAGAACAGCGGCTTCTGGAAGGTCACCTGATCGGCGTTGAAGATGTCCATCGGACCCATGCGCTTGCTGCACTTCGTGCACGAGAACGGGGTCTTGGTCTGGCACTTCTTGCACGTGAAGTCGCGGACATCGACCGTGGTCTTGCATTCGGCACAGGGGTAGGCGGGCATGCGGGTCTCCTCGGAGCGCCTCGAGCGGAATGTGCGTTCGGTTCGGGGTGAGGCGCGGCCGTCCCTCCCGTGCTCGTTGAGGGCTCAGGCCAGGGCTTCGAAGGGGTGACGGGCTTCGCGCATGATCTGCTGGGCCGCGCGAACCCCCCAGAACTGCGCTTCCTCGAAGAGCGCCACACCCGACAGGTCGGTGTGGGCCAGGGCCACGCGT from Pseudomonadota bacterium carries:
- a CDS encoding radical SAM protein, with product MKWSLDPVLYTSAGAEVDRHYQDKMAQQARSPVPTDPTLPRVSLVVGPSPFSMMRGWEFFLTAPFEGISYIATVLHNAGYPVRIIDVRHRIDPLREAYDEIMEGTDWLGIATFEDNYPFVEELIALVKDARPDLPVVLGGSLVTSVPHVFMKETRADVAVISEGELTVQELLEAYVAGTTEQRLPHIRGIWYRDGEGKVHRNAPRGQMTDLNSVPNMNLSLWPQAKEARGLQPQIIASHSRGCKMDCSFCYRTTPQLREKSPEKLRAELAWLKSQYDVNFVFFVDLTFTSNKKRTLEICSVIEEFDIGWTCLTRCADVDTEVMAAMERSGCDIALFGVESLNPGILKQARKGSSEHLASRAMHLSWDAGVRFGGLMIVGLPGETEESLEHACQWAEQHNSITRVKYLSAMPGTTVYFDGLRKGIIKSEVEHLRWLSVEQALVQDEFLNYNGLPEEVSRRAYKRLYNAYSPGPVMDFNHFPEHFQYFEPDARKSFEWRAKFSSASAPVVPGVDRFKNPALAPSQRVLQRV
- a CDS encoding DinB family protein, coding for MQRVEQLCASLKTARRMTLGLLASLPPERWTWQGFPGQNHAAWIALHLAVADDWALVGMGRGEKRRLTAWDERVSGGPDADAARWPDRDEALVVLAEAHERYLAALHELTDADLIRPVEGALAEFAPEFGCLVDSHIWHEGFHGGQLSVVRKQLGLPPVWG